AGCCAGGATCCCAGCTGCAACTTACACCTTACCGTTTGCACCAGGAGCTGCTCCTCAGCCCACATTTGGGGTCTCCATCAGGCAGCAGCTGGGAGCCATCAGCTTTGGCCCCACTTACTCTCTGGCAAACTTGGCAGCACCACCACAAGCTGCAGGTGTAAGCTCTCCTGCTGCCCAGCCACCCAGTGGCAGCATGACAGAACCAGTGTTTTCAGGACCCACACCCCCACGTTTCACCTTTGGGATCCCTGTCGGCACCAAGAGGGCCTATGGAAACAACACAGGTGCTGCCGCCAATGACACAAACCTGACTCCTGGCTTTGCTACTGCCACGGGGATGCCCAGCACTGCGGATAGCAGCTCACTGGGTGCAAAGACTGATAGAGGATCACTTGTCTTTACAGGACCTGCAGCCCTGAAGGGAATTACAGGCTGTGGGGTCAGTGTGCCTGCCCCAACACCCAGTTCCATGTCTGGAGCTCTGAACTTTGGGGAAGGGCCAAGCGGTAGAGACAGCATCACTTCTGTTCCACAGACACCAACCATCCAGGGTATGCCTAGTGCAAGAGCAGTGGGAGGTGAGAGCACACAACATGGGCACGGGGACCCTTTAGTTTCCTCTTTAGACCAAGGGAACTGGAGTCCACCTGGCTGAAAttcaggtggttcagtgggaggaGATGGCAGCACTGCTGGGCTAGGAGGCCCTTTAGTTCCCTCTGCCCATCAAGGGACCCGGGGCCCACCTGCCCAAAACACAGGTGGTTTGCTGGGAGGACACAGCAGCACAGCTGTGCATGGGGGCGCTTGAGTTCCCTCCGCCCATCAAGGGTCTTGGGGCCCACCTGGCCAAAAGATAGGTGGGTCAGAGGGCGGACACAGCAGGACAGCTGTGC
This portion of the Tamandua tetradactyla isolate mTamTet1 chromosome 15, mTamTet1.pri, whole genome shotgun sequence genome encodes:
- the LOC143657859 gene encoding nuclear pore-associated protein 1-like isoform X4: MSQPARIPAATYTLPFAPGAAPQPTFGVSIRQQLGAISFGPTYSLANLAAPPQAAGVSSPAAQPPSGSMTEPVFSGPTPPRFTFGIPVGTKRAYGNNTGAAANDTNLTPGFATATGMPSTADSSSLGAKTDRGSLVFTGPAALKGITGCGVSVPAPTPSSMSGALNFGEGPSGRDSITSVPQTPTIQGMPSARAVGGGLDTTSLC
- the LOC143657859 gene encoding nuclear pore-associated protein 1-like isoform X3; the encoded protein is MSQPARIPAATYTLPFAPGAAPQPTFGVSIRQQLGAISFGPTYSLANLAAPPQAAGVSSPAAQPPSGSMTEPVFSGPTPPRFTFGIPVGTKRAYGNNTGAAANDTNLTPGFATATGMPSTADSSSLGAKTDRGSLVFTGPAALKGITGCGVSVPAPTPSSMSGALNFGEGPSGRDSITSVPQTPTIQGMPSARAVGAQDTASWQGRTKTLLQEH
- the LOC143657859 gene encoding nuclear pore-associated protein 1-like isoform X1, with product MSQPARIPAATYTLPFAPGAAPQPTFGVSIRQQLGAISFGPTYSLANLAAPPQAAGVSSPAAQPPSGSMTEPVFSGPTPPRFTFGIPVGTKRAYGNNTGAAANDTNLTPGFATATGMPSTADSSSLGAKTDRGSLVFTGPAALKGITGCGVSVPAPTPSSMSGALNFGEGPSGRDSITSVPQTPTIQGMPSARAVGGSSDFHLPAPPRGFLFTKSPYLN
- the LOC143657859 gene encoding nuclear pore-associated protein 1-like isoform X6 → MSQPARIPAATYTLPFAPGAAPQPTFGVSIRQQLGAISFGPTYSLANLAAPPQAAGVSSPAAQPPSGSMTEPVFSGPTPPRFTFGIPVGTKRAYGNNTGPAALKGITGCGVSVPAPTPSSMSGALNFGEGPSGRDSITSVPQTPTIQGMPSARAVGGSSDFHLPAPPRGFLFTKSPYLN
- the LOC143657859 gene encoding nuclear pore-associated protein 1-like isoform X5 gives rise to the protein MSQPARIPAATYTLPFAPGAAPQPTFGVSIRQQLGAISFGPTYSLANLAAPPQAAGVSSPAAQPPSGSMTEPVFSGPTPPRFTFGIPVGTKRAYGNNTGAAANDTNLTPGFATATGMPSTADSSSLGAKTDRGSLVFTGPAALKGITGCGVSVPAPTPSSMSGALNFGEGPSGRDSITSVPQTPTIQAQDTASWQGRTKTLLQEH
- the LOC143657859 gene encoding nuclear pore-associated protein 1-like isoform X2 → MSQPARIPAATYTLPFAPGAAPQPTFGVSIRQQLGAISFGPTYSLANLAAPPQAAGVSSPAAQPPSGSMTEPVFSGPTPPRFTFGIPVGTKRAYGNNTGAAANDTNLTPGFATATGMPSTADSSSLGAKTDRGSLVFTGPAALKGITGCGVSVPAPTPSSMSGALNFGEGPSGRDSITSVPQTPTIQGMPSARAVGGLYTNTGKKNWDNCIPNLNS